In the Acidovorax sp. A79 genome, one interval contains:
- a CDS encoding bifunctional UDP-sugar hydrolase/5'-nucleotidase: MRRLLAQAFRGSGWARSGAVLAAAGVLGGLLAGCGTATRWAGDPAPAHIDITLIGFNDLHGNMEPPRMAHAVLSPTGPVAVPAGGMAYFASAIAALKARGPHHAVVSAGDMVGASPLVSSLFLDEPTIEAVNEMQIDFNAVGNHEFDRGWRELLRLQQGGCEKFTARQPCQISQPFKGARFGFLAANTVRVEDGRTLLPATGLKRFTQGGTTVTLGVIGLTLQATPTMVSPSGVAGLRFEDEAATANALIPQLKAQGADVIAVVIHEGGNTTAGVQETSCAGLSGDIVPILERLDPAVDVVVSGHTHQAYVCDYARVNPARPFLLTSAGQYGTLLTDIQLRVDTRTRRVVRKTARNVIVQGEAFTGSQGHVPMTSAVPSFPADPAVQKIVDTYRAAAIPLAQRPVGQAVSALRRVLTPSLESALGNLVADAQLHATRAPEQGGAQLSFMNPGGLRADLVPDAQGLVRYGQLFAVQPFGNQLVVKTFTGAQIRAVLEQQFASGSNTVQRPRVLSVSSGFAYQFDLSRPAGERVSQMVLQGAALRDDMPVRVVMSSYLDSGGDNFTVLTEGRDRLVGGLDLDALEAYFRTQSPVAVPATNRITSVARAVR; this comes from the coding sequence ATGCGCAGGTTGTTGGCACAGGCATTCCGTGGTTCAGGATGGGCGCGCAGCGGCGCGGTGCTCGCGGCGGCGGGCGTCCTCGGGGGCCTCCTGGCGGGCTGCGGCACGGCCACGCGATGGGCCGGCGATCCGGCACCCGCGCACATCGACATCACGCTCATCGGCTTCAACGACCTGCATGGCAACATGGAGCCGCCCCGCATGGCGCATGCCGTCCTAAGCCCCACGGGACCGGTGGCGGTGCCCGCGGGCGGGATGGCGTACTTCGCGAGTGCCATCGCAGCCCTCAAGGCGCGGGGGCCGCACCACGCGGTCGTGTCCGCCGGCGACATGGTCGGTGCGTCGCCGCTGGTGTCCTCGCTATTCCTGGACGAGCCCACCATCGAGGCCGTCAACGAGATGCAGATCGACTTCAACGCGGTGGGCAACCATGAGTTCGACCGCGGCTGGCGCGAGCTGCTGCGCCTGCAGCAGGGAGGTTGCGAGAAGTTCACGGCGCGCCAGCCCTGCCAGATCAGCCAGCCATTCAAGGGCGCCCGCTTTGGCTTCCTGGCCGCGAACACGGTGCGCGTCGAGGACGGGCGGACACTGCTGCCCGCGACGGGGCTCAAGCGCTTCACGCAGGGTGGCACCACGGTGACGCTGGGCGTCATCGGGCTCACGCTCCAGGCCACGCCCACCATGGTGAGCCCCTCGGGCGTGGCCGGGCTGCGCTTCGAGGACGAGGCGGCCACGGCCAATGCCCTGATTCCCCAGCTCAAGGCGCAGGGCGCCGACGTGATCGCGGTCGTCATCCATGAAGGCGGCAACACCACGGCCGGCGTGCAGGAGACCAGCTGCGCGGGCCTCTCCGGCGATATCGTCCCCATCCTGGAGCGCCTGGACCCCGCGGTGGACGTGGTGGTCTCCGGCCACACGCACCAGGCCTACGTGTGCGACTACGCCCGTGTGAATCCCGCCAGGCCCTTCCTGCTGACCAGTGCAGGCCAGTATGGGACGCTGCTCACCGACATCCAGCTGCGTGTGGACACCCGCACGCGCCGCGTGGTGCGCAAGACGGCGCGCAACGTCATCGTGCAGGGAGAGGCCTTCACCGGCAGCCAGGGACACGTGCCCATGACCTCGGCCGTGCCTTCCTTCCCGGCCGATCCGGCGGTGCAAAAGATCGTCGACACCTACCGCGCGGCGGCCATACCGCTGGCGCAGCGCCCGGTGGGGCAGGCCGTGTCGGCCCTGCGCCGCGTGCTGACGCCCTCGCTGGAGAGCGCCCTGGGCAACCTGGTCGCCGATGCGCAGCTCCACGCCACGCGCGCGCCGGAGCAGGGCGGGGCGCAGCTGTCCTTCATGAATCCGGGGGGGCTGCGTGCCGACCTGGTGCCGGATGCGCAGGGCCTGGTGCGCTACGGGCAGCTGTTTGCCGTGCAGCCCTTTGGCAACCAGCTGGTCGTGAAGACCTTCACGGGCGCGCAGATCAGGGCGGTGCTGGAGCAGCAGTTCGCCAGCGGCAGCAACACCGTGCAGCGGCCCCGCGTGCTGTCGGTCTCATCGGGCTTTGCCTACCAGTTCGACCTGTCCCGGCCGGCGGGCGAGCGCGTCAGCCAGATGGTGCTGCAGGGTGCTGCGCTGCGTGACGACATGCCGGTGCGCGTGGTGATGAGCAGCTACCTCGACAGCGGCGGAGACAACTTCACCGTGCTGACCGAAGGGCGCGACCGCCTGGTGGGCGGGCTGGACCTGGACGCGCTGGAGGCCTATTTCCGCACGCAGAGTCCGGTGGCCGTGCCTGCGACCAACCGCATCACGTCCGTCGCGCGCGCCGTGCGTTGA
- the aroC gene encoding chorismate synthase — MSGNTFGSLFAVTNFGESHGPAIGCVIDGCPPGMALAEADIQADLDRRRPGTSRHVTQRNEPDAVEILSGVYEGKTTGTPIALLIRNTDQRSKDYSNIAESFRPGHADYTYWHKYGIRDPRGGGRSSARLTAPTVAAGAVAKKWLAQRYGVQFRACMTQLGDLSIPFESWDHVRSNPFFAPVADVQQYEDYMDALRKAGDSCGARIRVQATGVPVGLGEPLYDKLDADIAHAMMGLNAVKGVEIGAGFASVAHRGTMHGDSMTPQGFRTNNAGGVLGGISTGQDLEVSIAIKPTSSIISPRESIDVHGKSTEVVTKGRHDPCVGIRAAPIAEALLALVVMDHALRHRAQCGDVVPPVPPIQASFL, encoded by the coding sequence ATGAGCGGCAATACTTTCGGATCCCTATTCGCAGTCACCAACTTTGGTGAATCCCACGGCCCGGCCATTGGCTGCGTGATCGACGGCTGTCCGCCCGGCATGGCGCTCGCCGAGGCCGACATCCAGGCCGACCTGGACCGGCGCCGCCCCGGCACCAGCCGCCACGTCACCCAGCGCAACGAGCCCGATGCGGTGGAGATCCTGTCGGGCGTGTACGAGGGCAAGACCACCGGCACGCCGATCGCGCTGCTGATCCGCAACACCGACCAGCGCAGCAAGGACTACAGCAACATCGCCGAGAGCTTTCGCCCCGGCCATGCCGACTACACCTACTGGCACAAGTACGGCATCCGCGACCCGCGCGGCGGAGGCCGGTCTTCCGCCCGCCTGACGGCGCCCACGGTGGCCGCTGGCGCCGTGGCCAAGAAGTGGCTTGCGCAGCGGTACGGCGTGCAGTTCCGCGCCTGCATGACACAGCTGGGCGACCTGTCCATCCCGTTCGAGAGCTGGGACCACGTGCGCAGCAATCCCTTCTTCGCCCCCGTGGCCGACGTGCAGCAGTACGAGGATTACATGGACGCCCTGCGCAAGGCCGGTGATTCCTGCGGTGCCCGCATCCGCGTGCAGGCCACCGGCGTGCCCGTGGGGCTGGGCGAGCCGCTGTACGACAAGCTCGATGCCGACATCGCCCACGCCATGATGGGCCTGAACGCGGTGAAGGGCGTGGAGATCGGCGCGGGCTTTGCCAGCGTGGCCCACCGGGGCACGATGCATGGCGATTCGATGACACCCCAGGGCTTTCGCACGAACAACGCGGGCGGCGTGCTGGGCGGCATCAGCACCGGGCAGGACCTGGAGGTGAGCATCGCGATCAAGCCCACCAGCTCCATCATCAGCCCGCGCGAATCGATCGATGTGCACGGCAAGAGCACCGAGGTCGTCACCAAGGGCCGCCACGACCCCTGCGTGGGCATCCGCGCTGCGCCCATCGCCGAGGCGCTGCTGGCGCTGGTCGTCATGGACCATGCCCTGCGCCACCGCGCGCAGTGTGGCGATGTGGTGCCGCCGGTGCCGCCCATCCAGGCATCGTTTCTGTAG
- a CDS encoding EAL domain-containing protein, whose protein sequence is MDRPPASLLADAPLRRALDASDNAIVMSNSARLVVYINEGFTRLFGFRPQEVLGRHLSDVLLGPHSDPGLLADIRSGMHTEGCFHTETLLYSRAGAPRWVSMMINASDEASGGPGGSITVLTDITLTKMHEVLQKRVLEGMVNELPLADLMALVCHEVERIAPEVTASILAVDEQGLLRPLAAPGLPPAICQALDGLPIGPRAGSCGTAAFRGIPVAVNDIATDPLWDDYRALFAPSGVRACWSSPICDHTGKVVGTFAFYFREPRGPDALHYRLVGVCLHLCALAIERNATQQRIHRLAFFDGLTGLPNRAMFLSSAGRTLAGLRQDGRPGALLFIDLDRFKQVNDTQGHAAGDALLCEVARRLTQCLRARDLIGRLAGDEFVLLLSECATEEAVQAAHRMLEEMSRPMDIHGQAHVCHASIGIAMFPDDGDAIETLLRHADQAMAQAKSDHRHSLQLFSAEMNRRAQERAALERALRQALAERRLTLHYQPQVLGEAPGTLHGVEALARWQHPEWGMVPPSRFIPVAEESGLIHELTLWLLDEACAQLSAWRAAGHHVPCVAVNLSGRSFHQADLAQQVCDALRRHGLRADDVLLEITESVMMDARPVTLANIEALHGKGFRLSLDDFGTGYSSLSYLHRLPISELKLDMAFVQDLTTSPTARALTVSVLSIAHSLGMVVVAEGVETTGQQQWLQAHGCPVMQGYLFGKPLPPDELEAWLCAQAARPR, encoded by the coding sequence TTGGACCGCCCACCGGCAAGCCTCCTGGCAGACGCCCCGCTGCGCAGGGCCCTGGATGCCAGCGACAACGCCATCGTGATGAGCAACAGCGCCAGGCTCGTCGTGTACATCAACGAGGGCTTCACCCGCCTGTTCGGCTTCAGGCCCCAGGAGGTGCTCGGGCGGCACCTGAGCGATGTGCTGCTGGGCCCGCACTCCGACCCAGGGCTGCTCGCCGACATCCGCAGCGGCATGCACACCGAGGGCTGTTTCCACACCGAGACCCTGCTGTACAGCCGGGCCGGCGCGCCGCGCTGGGTGTCGATGATGATCAATGCATCGGACGAGGCCTCGGGCGGGCCGGGCGGCAGCATCACCGTGCTGACAGACATCACGCTCACCAAGATGCACGAGGTGCTGCAAAAGCGGGTGCTCGAGGGCATGGTCAATGAACTGCCCCTGGCCGATCTGATGGCCCTCGTCTGCCACGAAGTGGAGCGCATCGCCCCCGAAGTCACCGCCTCCATCCTGGCCGTGGATGAGCAAGGCCTGCTGCGCCCCCTGGCGGCACCGGGGCTTCCTCCCGCCATCTGCCAGGCGCTCGACGGCCTGCCCATCGGCCCCCGTGCGGGGTCGTGCGGCACCGCGGCCTTCAGGGGCATCCCCGTGGCGGTCAACGACATCGCCACCGACCCCTTGTGGGACGACTACCGCGCGCTGTTCGCACCCAGCGGCGTGCGCGCCTGCTGGTCCAGCCCGATCTGCGACCACACGGGCAAGGTGGTGGGCACCTTTGCCTTCTACTTTCGCGAGCCGCGCGGCCCGGATGCGCTGCACTACCGGCTGGTGGGTGTATGCCTGCACCTGTGCGCGCTGGCCATCGAGCGCAATGCCACGCAGCAGCGCATTCACCGCCTCGCCTTTTTTGACGGGCTCACGGGCCTGCCCAACCGCGCGATGTTCCTCAGCAGCGCCGGGCGCACGCTGGCCGGCCTGCGGCAGGACGGCCGCCCCGGCGCGCTGCTGTTCATCGATCTGGACCGCTTCAAGCAGGTGAACGACACGCAGGGGCATGCCGCGGGCGACGCGCTGTTGTGCGAAGTGGCCAGGCGGCTGACGCAGTGCCTGCGAGCGCGGGACCTGATCGGCCGGCTGGCGGGCGACGAATTCGTGCTGCTGCTGTCCGAGTGCGCCACCGAGGAAGCGGTGCAGGCGGCGCACCGCATGCTGGAGGAAATGTCCCGGCCCATGGACATCCATGGACAGGCCCATGTCTGCCACGCCAGCATCGGCATCGCGATGTTTCCCGACGACGGCGACGCCATCGAGACGCTGCTGCGCCATGCCGACCAGGCGATGGCACAGGCCAAGAGCGATCACCGGCACAGCCTGCAATTGTTCAGCGCGGAGATGAACCGGCGCGCGCAGGAACGTGCAGCGCTGGAGCGCGCATTGCGCCAGGCCCTGGCCGAACGCCGCCTGACGCTGCACTACCAGCCCCAGGTGCTCGGCGAAGCGCCCGGCACCCTGCACGGCGTGGAAGCCCTCGCGCGGTGGCAGCACCCCGAATGGGGCATGGTGCCGCCCAGCCGGTTCATCCCCGTGGCCGAAGAGTCCGGCCTGATTCACGAGCTGACCCTGTGGCTGCTGGACGAGGCCTGTGCGCAGCTGTCGGCATGGCGCGCGGCGGGCCACCACGTGCCCTGCGTGGCGGTCAACCTGTCAGGGCGCAGCTTCCACCAGGCAGACCTTGCGCAGCAGGTGTGCGATGCGCTGCGGCGCCACGGGCTGCGCGCGGACGACGTGCTTCTGGAAATCACCGAGAGCGTCATGATGGACGCGCGGCCCGTCACGCTGGCCAACATCGAGGCGCTGCACGGCAAGGGATTCCGGCTGTCGCTGGACGATTTCGGCACCGGCTATTCCAGCCTGAGCTACCTGCACCGCCTTCCCATTTCGGAGCTCAAGCTCGACATGGCCTTCGTGCAGGACCTCACCACCAGCCCCACCGCGCGGGCCCTCACGGTGTCGGTGCTCAGCATCGCCCACAGCCTGGGCATGGTGGTGGTGGCCGAAGGGGTGGAAACCACGGGCCAGCAGCAGTGGCTGCAGGCGCATGGGTGTCCCGTCATGCAGGGCTATCTGTTTGGCAAGCCGCTGCCACCGGACGAACTGGAGGCCTGGCTCTGCGCGCAGGCAGCGCGCCCGCGCTGA
- a CDS encoding CBS domain-containing protein codes for MKVSDILRVKGNTLYTVTPDEPLAGAVDVMADRDIGSLVVMELGDLVGMLTFREVIQAVVRNGGSVGTLQVRSAMDDAPLTCTLETDMDEVRRMMLDRHARYMPVMDRKMLMGVISFYDVAKAVVDSQNFENKMLKAYIRDWPEDDARGG; via the coding sequence ATGAAAGTCAGCGACATCCTCCGCGTCAAAGGGAACACCCTCTACACCGTCACGCCGGACGAGCCGCTGGCGGGCGCCGTGGATGTGATGGCCGACAGGGACATCGGCTCGCTGGTGGTGATGGAGCTGGGCGATCTGGTGGGCATGCTCACGTTTCGCGAAGTGATCCAGGCCGTGGTGAGGAATGGCGGCAGCGTGGGCACCCTGCAGGTTCGTTCGGCCATGGACGATGCACCCCTGACCTGCACGCTCGAAACCGACATGGACGAGGTGCGCCGCATGATGCTGGACCGCCATGCGCGCTACATGCCGGTGATGGACCGCAAGATGCTCATGGGCGTGATCAGCTTCTACGACGTGGCCAAGGCCGTGGTGGACAGCCAGAACTTCGAGAACAAGATGCTCAAGGCCTACATCCGCGACTGGCCGGAAGACGACGCCCGCGGCGGCTGA
- a CDS encoding O-acetylhomoserine aminocarboxypropyltransferase, with the protein MPGYSDPGFDTLALHAGASPDPATGARAVPIHLTTSFVFESSDHAASLFNLERGGHVYSRISNPTNAVLEQRVAALEGGVGAIATASGQAALHLAVATLMGAGSHIVASTALYGGSQNLLHYTLSRFGIETTFVKPGDIDAWRAAVRPNTKLFFGETVGNPGLDVLDIPTVSAIAHEAGVPLLVDSTLTSPWLIRPFEHGADLVYHSATKFLSGHGTVVGGVVVDGGSFDWDGPRSAGKFAELTQPYDGFHNMVFAEESTVGAFLLRARREGLRDFGACMSPHTAWLILQGIETLPLRMQQHMRNTEKVVEFLAAQPFVSRVGHPMLASHPSHALAQKLLPRGAGSVFSFDLKGNREQGKKFIETLKVFSHLANVGDCRSLVIHPASTTHFRMSDEALAGAGITQGTIRLSIGLEDADDLIDDLKRALKAAEKAA; encoded by the coding sequence ATGCCCGGCTACTCCGACCCCGGCTTTGACACGCTGGCCCTGCACGCGGGTGCAAGCCCCGACCCCGCCACTGGCGCGCGCGCGGTGCCCATCCACCTGACCACCTCTTTCGTCTTCGAGTCGAGCGACCATGCCGCGTCGCTGTTCAACCTGGAGCGTGGCGGCCACGTGTACAGCCGCATCAGCAACCCCACCAACGCCGTGCTGGAGCAGCGCGTGGCGGCGCTGGAAGGCGGCGTCGGCGCCATTGCCACCGCCAGCGGCCAGGCCGCGCTGCACCTGGCCGTGGCCACGCTGATGGGTGCCGGCAGCCACATCGTGGCCAGCACCGCGCTGTATGGCGGCTCGCAGAACCTGCTGCACTACACGCTCTCGCGCTTCGGCATCGAGACCACCTTCGTCAAGCCCGGCGACATCGACGCCTGGCGCGCCGCCGTGCGGCCCAACACCAAGCTGTTCTTTGGCGAGACGGTGGGCAACCCGGGCCTGGACGTGCTGGACATCCCCACCGTGAGCGCGATTGCGCACGAGGCCGGTGTGCCTCTGCTGGTGGACTCCACCCTGACCTCGCCCTGGCTCATCAGGCCGTTCGAGCATGGCGCCGATCTGGTCTACCACTCGGCCACCAAGTTCCTCTCGGGCCACGGCACCGTGGTGGGTGGCGTCGTGGTCGATGGCGGCAGCTTCGACTGGGACGGCCCCAGATCCGCCGGCAAGTTCGCCGAGCTGACCCAGCCCTACGACGGCTTTCACAACATGGTGTTCGCCGAAGAGAGCACCGTGGGCGCCTTCCTGCTGCGCGCGCGCCGCGAGGGCCTGCGCGACTTCGGCGCCTGCATGAGCCCGCACACGGCCTGGCTCATCCTGCAGGGCATCGAGACCCTGCCGCTGCGCATGCAGCAGCACATGCGCAACACCGAAAAGGTGGTCGAATTTCTGGCCGCTCAGCCCTTCGTGTCGCGCGTGGGCCACCCCATGCTCGCATCTCACCCCAGCCACGCGCTGGCGCAAAAGCTGCTGCCGCGCGGCGCGGGCTCGGTGTTCAGCTTCGACCTCAAGGGCAACCGCGAACAGGGCAAGAAGTTCATCGAAACCCTCAAGGTCTTCAGCCACCTGGCCAACGTGGGCGACTGCCGCAGCCTGGTGATCCACCCGGCCAGCACCACGCATTTCCGGATGAGCGACGAGGCCCTGGCGGGTGCCGGCATCACGCAGGGCACGATCCGCCTGTCCATCGGGCTGGAGGATGCCGACGACCTGATCGACGATTTGAAGCGCGCCCTCAAGGCCGCAGAGAAGGCCGCCTGA
- a CDS encoding DUF4303 domain-containing protein, which produces MQAAAPQPVFSWDAFEQAFLDAALPVASAVLARHPEHRFYAVALAGMGRELDGPLFLPAIALNSEQAYAQAKGGGDDGGGGTLYSLRWNPADWGWPDLPADSPALARMQQELQAHACRGDVAHWRATEQQCLEALVRACQRLRTALRALPWSDRLTPDFAVLLHEDSDEGVQWARRCLGDDAFAALLPGHAAAIAEALRVEALPPDQQLRYHLACLRNEAAPELGLGRQQAVDHATQDTEHALRRLGPVAVPALLALLERADTQSIAARLLGDIGSASPEVLDALRHHLLRPVPRGSRAHLGRAGRLGCACALGQLGDGRWLLSQVGTLADDLVASGLAAPLGPFRDRCLQPRPLDYAPLEHAVLQHPALRLALQGKLAPGRGTCTLGPADVDEALRGLGSPTPLVRQHAAMALGDRALGSERAPRIVPALARAATDDAEETVRFLAVLGLGYWKQDAAHLRSLAQATAAHDPSDRIRDTARRWLEALDTHRAMAPTGQAPG; this is translated from the coding sequence ATGCAAGCCGCAGCCCCACAGCCCGTGTTTTCCTGGGACGCCTTCGAGCAGGCCTTCCTTGACGCCGCGCTCCCGGTGGCCAGCGCCGTCCTTGCCCGGCACCCGGAGCACCGCTTCTATGCGGTCGCCCTGGCCGGCATGGGCCGCGAGCTTGATGGCCCCCTCTTCCTGCCCGCGATCGCGCTGAACAGCGAACAGGCCTACGCCCAGGCCAAGGGCGGCGGCGATGACGGCGGGGGCGGCACGCTGTACAGCCTGCGCTGGAATCCGGCGGACTGGGGCTGGCCTGACCTGCCGGCCGACAGCCCAGCCCTGGCCCGGATGCAGCAGGAGCTGCAGGCACATGCCTGTCGCGGCGACGTGGCGCACTGGCGGGCCACCGAGCAGCAATGCCTGGAGGCCCTGGTGCGCGCATGCCAGCGCCTGCGCACCGCGCTGCGGGCCTTGCCCTGGTCGGACCGGCTCACGCCGGACTTCGCCGTGCTGCTGCATGAGGACAGCGACGAGGGCGTGCAGTGGGCCCGGCGCTGCCTGGGAGACGATGCCTTCGCCGCCCTGCTTCCCGGCCATGCGGCCGCCATCGCGGAGGCGCTGCGCGTGGAAGCACTGCCCCCGGACCAGCAACTGCGCTATCACCTGGCATGCCTGCGCAATGAAGCCGCGCCCGAGCTGGGCCTGGGCCGCCAACAAGCCGTGGACCATGCCACGCAGGACACCGAACACGCGCTGCGGCGGCTCGGCCCCGTCGCGGTGCCCGCCTTGCTGGCGCTGCTGGAGCGCGCGGACACGCAGTCCATCGCGGCCAGGCTCCTGGGCGACATCGGATCCGCCAGCCCCGAGGTGCTGGACGCCCTGCGCCACCACCTGCTGCGGCCGGTCCCACGCGGCAGCCGGGCCCACCTTGGCCGCGCGGGCCGGCTCGGGTGCGCCTGCGCGCTGGGGCAGCTGGGGGATGGGCGGTGGCTGCTGTCGCAGGTGGGCACGCTGGCGGACGACCTGGTCGCCAGCGGCCTGGCCGCGCCGCTGGGGCCCTTTCGGGACCGGTGCCTTCAGCCCCGCCCGCTGGACTATGCCCCCCTGGAACACGCCGTCCTGCAGCATCCGGCCCTCCGGCTGGCCCTGCAGGGCAAGCTGGCTCCGGGGCGCGGCACCTGCACACTGGGCCCGGCGGACGTGGACGAAGCCCTGCGCGGCCTGGGCTCGCCCACGCCGCTCGTGCGCCAGCACGCTGCCATGGCACTGGGAGACCGCGCCCTGGGCAGCGAAAGGGCTCCGCGCATCGTGCCCGCGCTGGCGCGCGCCGCCACGGACGATGCCGAGGAAACCGTGCGCTTCCTGGCCGTGCTGGGCCTGGGCTACTGGAAGCAGGATGCGGCCCACCTGCGCTCCCTGGCGCAAGCCACGGCGGCACACGACCCGAGCGACCGCATTCGCGATACCGCGCGGCGCTGGCTGGAGGCGCTGGACACGCACCGCGCGATGGCCCCAACCGGACAGGCACCTGGCTAG
- a CDS encoding alpha/beta fold hydrolase: protein MQLQVNESPVYCYTGGKAFDASKPTVVFIHGVLNDHSVWALQSRYMANHGWNVLAIDLPGHCRSGGDAPASVEQGADFIGALLDAAGVQRAALVGHSWGSLIAMEAAARLKDRISHLVLVGTAFPMKVSPALIEASQSDPEKAMRMVNVFSRSTLAAPPSALGPGTWVFGAGMALGRKVLRSNPAVNVFHRGFVACDSYGGGEAAMAQLTCPVLFALGAQDQMTAPKAAQGLVNAARTAGRTVQVAPLPVGHNQMTEAPEETLFALRDFLAR, encoded by the coding sequence ATGCAACTTCAAGTCAACGAGAGCCCCGTCTACTGCTACACCGGGGGCAAGGCCTTCGATGCATCCAAGCCCACCGTGGTCTTCATCCATGGCGTGCTGAACGACCACAGTGTCTGGGCCCTGCAAAGCCGCTACATGGCCAACCACGGCTGGAACGTGCTGGCCATCGACCTGCCCGGCCACTGCAGAAGCGGCGGCGACGCGCCCGCCTCGGTGGAGCAGGGCGCCGACTTCATTGGCGCGCTGCTGGACGCGGCCGGCGTGCAGCGGGCGGCGCTGGTGGGGCACAGCTGGGGTTCGCTCATCGCCATGGAGGCGGCCGCGCGGCTCAAGGACCGCATCAGCCATCTGGTGCTGGTGGGCACGGCGTTTCCCATGAAGGTGTCGCCCGCGCTCATCGAGGCCTCGCAAAGCGATCCCGAGAAGGCCATGCGCATGGTCAACGTGTTTTCTCGCAGCACGCTGGCGGCGCCCCCTTCGGCCCTGGGCCCCGGCACCTGGGTGTTTGGCGCCGGCATGGCGCTCGGGCGCAAGGTGCTGCGCAGCAACCCCGCCGTCAACGTGTTTCACCGGGGTTTCGTCGCCTGCGACAGCTATGGCGGCGGCGAAGCGGCCATGGCCCAGCTCACCTGCCCCGTGCTGTTTGCACTGGGTGCGCAGGACCAGATGACCGCGCCCAAGGCCGCGCAGGGCCTGGTCAACGCCGCGCGCACGGCGGGCAGGACAGTGCAGGTCGCGCCCCTGCCGGTGGGCCACAACCAGATGACCGAAGCGCCGGAAGAAACGCTGTTCGCGCTGCGGGACTTCCTGGCCCGCTGA
- a CDS encoding TetR/AcrR family transcriptional regulator, whose translation MRTVNPERHQARRQQILEAAVACFMRKGFHATRTAEICAEAGMSPGNLFHYFPTKEAIVAAIVEEDQRETAGRYAAAARARNLYQALQDIVEESIAQLTDPVYLRIGVEVLAEAVRNPLVFASVADSEAGRKAALVHLLGAAVERGQARLALPPAQAADWILLLLDGAFGRAMVEERFDAAACRTLVLGALAAVVVPAA comes from the coding sequence ATGCGGACCGTGAACCCCGAGCGCCACCAGGCGCGGCGACAGCAGATCCTGGAGGCCGCGGTGGCCTGCTTCATGCGCAAGGGGTTCCATGCCACGCGCACGGCGGAGATCTGCGCCGAGGCGGGCATGAGCCCCGGCAACCTGTTCCATTACTTCCCGACCAAGGAGGCCATCGTTGCCGCCATCGTCGAAGAAGACCAGCGCGAGACCGCCGGGCGCTATGCCGCGGCGGCCCGCGCCCGGAACCTCTACCAGGCGCTCCAGGACATCGTGGAGGAGAGCATCGCCCAGCTGACCGACCCCGTGTACCTGCGCATCGGCGTGGAGGTGCTGGCCGAAGCGGTGCGCAACCCGCTGGTGTTTGCGAGCGTGGCCGACAGCGAGGCGGGCCGCAAGGCGGCCCTGGTGCATCTGCTCGGCGCGGCCGTGGAGCGCGGGCAGGCCCGCCTCGCCCTGCCGCCGGCGCAGGCGGCGGACTGGATCCTGCTGCTGCTGGACGGCGCCTTTGGCCGGGCCATGGTGGAAGAGCGCTTCGACGCCGCTGCCTGCCGCACGCTGGTGCTGGGCGCGCTCGCGGCGGTGGTGGTGCCGGCCGCATGA
- a CDS encoding Mpo1-like protein, which translates to MDLSAAPTTDPRAFKSFAEFYPFYLSEHSNRTCRRLHFAGSTLTLVCLAMLIATGKPQYLLYGLLCGYGFAWVGHFGFEKNKPASFKRPLYSFMGDWVMYKDIWTGKVSL; encoded by the coding sequence ATGGACCTCAGCGCCGCCCCCACGACCGATCCGCGCGCCTTCAAGAGCTTCGCGGAGTTTTACCCCTTCTACCTGAGCGAGCACAGCAACCGCACCTGCCGCAGACTGCACTTCGCCGGCTCGACATTGACGCTGGTGTGCCTGGCGATGCTCATCGCCACGGGCAAGCCGCAGTACCTGCTGTACGGCCTGCTCTGCGGCTACGGTTTCGCGTGGGTGGGGCACTTCGGCTTCGAGAAGAACAAGCCGGCCAGCTTCAAGCGGCCCCTGTACAGCTTCATGGGCGACTGGGTGATGTACAAGGACATCTGGACGGGGAAGGTATCCCTGTGA